The following proteins are encoded in a genomic region of Arthrobacter jiangjiafuii:
- the moeB gene encoding molybdopterin-synthase adenylyltransferase MoeB: MTEANRTLPPLVAPAAELTREETLRYSRHLIMEEFGLPAQLRLKNARVLVIGAGGLGSPALLYLAAAGVGTLGILDDDTVEGSNLQRQVIHGVSDIGGSKAESARRSVLELNPHVSVQLHPVRLDASNALEIFAGYDLVLDGTDNFATRYLVNDAAEILGLPYVWGSILRFDGQVSVFWGRHGPTYRDLYPQAPPPGSVPSCAEGGVLGVLCAQIGAVMVNEAIKLITGTGRTLLGRVLVLNALDMAWREIRLRKDPTAQPVTGLADYEAFCGLPAAGAQGADAGVPEIGVHDLARLLADRAAGAGEFDLLDVREPGEHAVVRIDGSVLMPRGSILSGEAVPVRGRTLYIHCKSGVRSAEVAGFLRGQGYTDVFNVAGGVVEWVREIEPAKPLY; this comes from the coding sequence ATGACTGAGGCCAACAGGACACTGCCACCACTGGTCGCCCCTGCCGCGGAACTGACCCGCGAGGAGACCCTGCGCTATTCACGGCACCTGATCATGGAGGAGTTCGGGCTCCCGGCCCAACTCCGGCTGAAGAATGCCCGCGTCCTGGTCATCGGAGCCGGCGGCCTGGGGTCGCCGGCGCTGCTCTATCTTGCCGCGGCGGGGGTGGGCACCCTGGGGATCCTCGACGACGACACGGTCGAGGGGTCCAACCTGCAGCGCCAGGTGATCCACGGTGTCTCGGACATTGGCGGTTCCAAGGCCGAGTCGGCCCGGCGCAGTGTCCTGGAACTGAACCCGCATGTGTCGGTGCAGCTGCATCCCGTGCGCCTGGACGCCTCCAATGCCCTGGAGATTTTCGCCGGCTACGACCTGGTGCTGGACGGCACCGACAACTTCGCCACCCGTTACCTCGTTAATGACGCCGCGGAAATCCTGGGCCTGCCCTATGTCTGGGGGTCCATCCTGCGGTTTGACGGCCAGGTAAGCGTGTTCTGGGGACGGCACGGCCCGACCTACCGCGACCTGTATCCGCAGGCCCCGCCGCCCGGCTCGGTTCCCTCCTGTGCCGAGGGCGGTGTGCTGGGCGTGTTGTGCGCACAGATTGGTGCGGTCATGGTCAATGAGGCCATCAAGCTGATCACCGGAACCGGGAGGACGCTGCTGGGCAGGGTCCTGGTGTTGAACGCCCTGGACATGGCCTGGCGGGAGATCCGGCTGCGGAAGGACCCCACAGCGCAGCCGGTCACCGGGTTGGCTGACTATGAGGCGTTCTGCGGACTGCCCGCAGCCGGCGCGCAGGGTGCCGACGCCGGCGTCCCCGAGATTGGTGTCCATGACTTGGCCCGGCTGCTGGCCGACCGCGCCGCCGGCGCCGGCGAGTTTGATCTGCTGGATGTCCGCGAGCCCGGGGAACACGCCGTGGTCCGGATCGATGGGTCGGTGCTGATGCCGCGGGGAAGCATCCTGTCGGGGGAGGCGGTGCCGGTGCGCGGACGAACGCTCTATATCCATTGCAAGTCCGGTGTCCGGTCAGCGGAAGTCGCGGGATTCCTTCGCGGCCAGGGCTATACCGACGTGTTCAACGTGGCCGGCGGCGTGGTGGAGTGGGTGCGGGAAATCGAACCGGCGAAACCCTTGTACTGA
- a CDS encoding TetR/AcrR family transcriptional regulator — protein sequence MSNQQTGKSTRLPREERRRQLLSAAQEVFVSNGFHGAAMDDIAEAAQVSKPVLYQHFPGKRELYLALLENHLGTLTEFLTTALNSTTDNKLRVRETMRAYFRFVAQDSQGHRLVFESDLTSDVEISARIEEFNALFASNIAGVIAEDTKLSPLEATLLGRALAGMAQVSARYWLETDGDLDIDAASELVYRLAWRGISRFPKEI from the coding sequence GTGAGCAACCAGCAAACCGGCAAGTCAACCCGGCTACCCCGGGAAGAACGCCGCCGCCAACTGCTGAGCGCCGCGCAGGAGGTCTTTGTCAGCAACGGTTTCCACGGCGCGGCCATGGATGACATTGCCGAAGCAGCCCAAGTCAGCAAACCGGTCCTGTACCAGCATTTCCCCGGCAAGCGCGAGCTGTACCTGGCGCTGCTGGAGAACCACTTGGGGACGTTGACGGAGTTCCTCACCACCGCGTTGAACTCCACCACCGACAACAAGCTGCGGGTGCGGGAAACCATGCGCGCGTATTTCCGCTTCGTGGCCCAGGACAGCCAGGGGCACCGGCTGGTGTTTGAATCCGACCTCACGTCCGACGTCGAGATCAGTGCCCGGATCGAGGAGTTCAATGCCTTGTTCGCCAGCAATATTGCCGGGGTGATTGCCGAAGACACCAAACTCTCCCCTCTGGAGGCCACCCTGCTGGGCCGGGCCCTGGCCGGAATGGCTCAGGTGAGTGCCCGCTACTGGCTGGAGACCGACGGAGACCTGGACATCGATGCGGCGTCCGAACTTGTCTACCGTTTAGCTTGGCGCGGAATCAGTCGGTTCCCGAAAGAGATCTAG
- a CDS encoding DUF3107 domain-containing protein: MEVKIGIQNVGREIVFESNQNADAVADLVAEAISGSKELRLKDEKGRLILVPAGVIGYVEIGAEEVRRVGFGAL, encoded by the coding sequence GTGGAAGTAAAAATCGGTATTCAGAATGTTGGCCGCGAGATTGTCTTTGAGTCGAACCAGAACGCCGACGCCGTTGCCGATCTGGTGGCCGAAGCCATCAGCGGGTCGAAGGAACTGCGCCTGAAGGACGAGAAGGGCCGGTTGATCCTGGTTCCGGCCGGCGTCATCGGCTACGTGGAAATCGGAGCCGAAGAGGTCCGCCGCGTCGGTTTCGGCGCGCTCTAG
- a CDS encoding SGNH/GDSL hydrolase family protein, whose protein sequence is MVFVKQLKAGSSALRRVALTLCAGILLVSGAGVGTGAEPASWDQPPSSQAPDRTPAGTGCRQALGGIERSSRVCAAVSVHGHGSLIRVPGLERMMTYDAAIARSAVVIGDSQTGPDTWVDRGLKELGFRTVLRGAGGTGYTVGNGTVGSYYTALVKEQWLLPYGNPKLVILQGGGNDAGRAADSEIAKAAAGLVREMRRTYPHSRLVMVGVISTKRTSAGIRRAEVDQVLAGVAAQEGVEFLSVGDWWDRYSLRPLLQPDGRHFTAAGHQAAGTVFATELGRLLEGAGPGPG, encoded by the coding sequence ATGGTTTTCGTCAAGCAGCTGAAGGCAGGTTCTTCAGCGCTGCGGCGCGTTGCCCTGACACTGTGCGCCGGGATCCTGCTGGTGTCCGGCGCCGGCGTTGGCACCGGGGCCGAGCCGGCCTCGTGGGACCAGCCGCCGTCGTCCCAGGCCCCGGACCGAACTCCGGCCGGCACTGGCTGCCGCCAGGCGCTCGGCGGAATCGAGCGGTCCTCCCGGGTGTGTGCAGCGGTATCAGTACATGGGCACGGTTCCCTGATCCGGGTGCCGGGCCTGGAAAGGATGATGACGTATGACGCGGCGATCGCCCGCTCAGCTGTCGTCATCGGCGATTCACAGACGGGGCCGGATACGTGGGTGGACCGCGGACTCAAAGAACTGGGCTTCCGGACGGTCCTGCGGGGTGCGGGAGGCACGGGCTACACCGTGGGAAACGGCACAGTGGGCAGCTATTACACGGCCCTTGTCAAGGAGCAGTGGCTGCTGCCGTACGGAAACCCGAAGCTGGTGATCCTGCAAGGGGGCGGCAACGACGCCGGACGCGCAGCAGATTCCGAGATCGCCAAGGCCGCAGCCGGGCTGGTCCGGGAGATGCGCCGCACCTATCCGCACTCGAGGCTGGTGATGGTGGGGGTCATCTCCACCAAGAGAACATCCGCCGGAATCCGCCGCGCTGAGGTGGACCAGGTGCTGGCTGGCGTGGCGGCACAGGAAGGAGTGGAGTTTCTGAGCGTGGGGGACTGGTGGGACCGGTACTCGCTGAGACCGTTGCTGCAGCCTGACGGGCGGCACTTCACCGCCGCGGGACACCAGGCAGCCGGGACGGTCTTCGCCACGGAACTGGGGCGACTGCTTGAAGGCGCGGGCCCAGGCCCAGGCTAG
- a CDS encoding ferritin-like fold-containing protein codes for MTERTPTEPLSPLGADSPADIYRRFLADLFGVMAYGELSAFERMSSDARFSPTLHDRTVLGALAVREYEHFERVSAHLQELGLDPEEAMRPFQPSVDAFHDRTKPADWFESLMKFYVTDAISDDFYQAVAARLDPETASLVLGLQEAEPTGGVLEARLQQALADDPRLASRLALWGRRLVGEALTQAQRVLLERAVLGGLLQGTVQGIYEDEVKMLFAALTRSHSRRMNRLGLTA; via the coding sequence ATGACTGAGCGGACACCCACCGAGCCCCTTTCCCCTCTCGGCGCCGATTCCCCGGCCGATATTTACCGCCGCTTCCTTGCAGACCTCTTTGGCGTCATGGCCTATGGAGAGCTTTCGGCGTTTGAACGGATGTCCTCCGATGCCCGTTTTTCACCGACGCTGCATGACCGCACGGTGCTGGGCGCTCTGGCGGTGCGCGAGTACGAGCACTTTGAACGCGTGAGCGCCCATCTGCAGGAGCTGGGCCTGGACCCGGAGGAAGCCATGCGTCCATTCCAGCCCTCGGTGGATGCCTTCCACGACCGGACCAAGCCCGCTGACTGGTTCGAGTCGCTGATGAAGTTCTACGTCACCGATGCCATTTCGGATGACTTTTACCAGGCTGTCGCGGCCCGGCTCGACCCCGAAACAGCGTCACTGGTCCTGGGCCTGCAGGAAGCCGAGCCCACCGGCGGGGTGCTCGAGGCGCGGCTGCAGCAGGCCCTGGCCGATGACCCGCGGCTCGCGTCGCGGCTGGCCCTGTGGGGCCGCCGGCTGGTCGGCGAAGCACTGACCCAGGCCCAGCGGGTACTCCTGGAACGCGCCGTCCTGGGCGGGCTGCTTCAAGGCACGGTCCAGGGGATCTACGAAGACGAAGTCAAGATGCTCTTCGCCGCCCTGACCCGCAGCCACTCCCGGCGGATGAACCGGTTGGGACTTACCGCCTAA